From Cytophagia bacterium CHB2, a single genomic window includes:
- a CDS encoding sodium/solute symporter (Members of the Solute:Sodium Symporter (SSS), TC 2.A.21 as described in tcdb.org, catalyze solute:Na+ symport. Known solutes for members of the family include sugars, amino acids, nucleosides, inositols, vitamins, urea or anions, depending on the system.) has protein sequence MSALFWDVVIIVLYFVIIIGIGLYMGRREESMEDFALGGRKIPWWAVLASIIAAETSAATFLGVPAEGYRQQSALYVQLMFGTILARIIIAYLFIKPYYHYRVYTVYEFLEKRFGAISRVAGSVIFLVTRVLASGVRVYIAAVVLVIAWKFLTGASPTFEQYLVAITIMTLITTIYTMLGGIKAVIWTDVIQASIMFGGALLSLYLIVDLIPGGWEGIKAGTNNFANFKIFDTGLRGETTLYDAVLSIFRQEYTIWAAFTGYIFLVMATHGTDQDMVQRMLTATDYKRSRFSLILSGIADVPIALAFVTIGIFLYAFFQIVPDPNLPRGANGEVLTNEIFAYFIVNKMPPGLRGIIIAGVFATAMGSLSAALNALATSFVKDFYTPYFKKNAGDKHYVSAARVFTFVFAILMILVAALSAYSVLHDPSLTIIPIALGIIGYTYGSLLGIFLIGMLTRTRGNDRGNLIAMFCGFLTVFVLSGLANKMLGWLGIAPIPIPHLAFTWYIMFGSIVTFLVGILFRTGKMLES, from the coding sequence ATGAGCGCCCTCTTTTGGGATGTTGTCATCATCGTTCTTTATTTTGTGATCATTATCGGCATCGGATTGTACATGGGGCGGCGGGAAGAGAGCATGGAAGATTTCGCCCTGGGTGGGCGCAAGATTCCCTGGTGGGCGGTGCTGGCCTCCATCATCGCGGCGGAAACCAGCGCCGCAACTTTTCTCGGGGTGCCGGCGGAAGGCTATCGCCAGCAAAGCGCCCTCTATGTGCAGCTCATGTTCGGCACTATTCTCGCGCGCATCATCATTGCCTACCTGTTCATCAAGCCGTACTATCACTATCGAGTTTATACTGTTTATGAATTTTTGGAGAAACGCTTCGGCGCCATTTCGCGCGTGGCCGGCAGCGTGATCTTTCTCGTCACGCGCGTGCTGGCCAGCGGCGTGCGCGTTTACATCGCCGCTGTCGTGCTCGTGATCGCGTGGAAATTTCTCACCGGCGCCTCGCCCACCTTCGAGCAGTATCTCGTTGCCATCACCATCATGACGTTGATCACCACGATTTACACCATGCTGGGCGGCATCAAAGCCGTGATCTGGACCGACGTGATTCAAGCGAGTATCATGTTCGGCGGGGCTTTGCTTTCACTTTATCTCATCGTCGATCTCATTCCCGGCGGCTGGGAAGGCATCAAAGCCGGCACCAACAATTTTGCCAACTTCAAAATCTTTGACACAGGTTTGCGCGGCGAAACCACGCTCTACGACGCCGTGTTGAGCATCTTTCGCCAGGAGTACACGATTTGGGCGGCGTTCACCGGCTACATTTTTTTGGTGATGGCCACGCACGGCACGGATCAAGACATGGTGCAGCGCATGCTCACCGCCACCGATTACAAACGTAGTCGCTTCTCCCTCATCCTGTCCGGCATCGCCGATGTGCCGATCGCGTTGGCGTTCGTCACCATCGGCATTTTTCTGTACGCTTTTTTCCAAATCGTGCCTGACCCCAATCTGCCGCGCGGCGCCAACGGCGAGGTTTTAACCAATGAAATCTTCGCCTATTTTATCGTCAATAAAATGCCGCCGGGCTTGCGCGGCATCATCATCGCCGGGGTGTTTGCCACGGCCATGGGCTCGCTCAGCGCGGCTTTGAATGCCCTGGCCACCAGCTTTGTGAAAGATTTTTACACACCCTACTTCAAAAAAAACGCGGGCGACAAACACTACGTGAGCGCGGCGCGCGTATTCACCTTTGTTTTTGCCATTTTGATGATTTTAGTTGCCGCGCTTTCAGCCTACTCCGTATTGCACGATCCCAGTCTCACCATCATTCCCATCGCCCTGGGCATCATCGGTTACACCTACGGCTCGCTGCTCGGTATTTTTTTGATCGGCATGTTGACGCGCACGCGCGGCAACGATCGCGGCAATCTCATCGCCATGTTTTGCGGCTTTCTCACCGTATTTGTGCTCAGCGGCCTGGCCAACAAAATGCTGGGCTGGCTCGGCATCGCGCCGATTCCCATTCCGCACCTCGCTTTCACCTGGTACATCATGTTCGGGAGTATTGTGACTTTCTTGGTGGGGATCTTGTTTCGGACCGGAAAAATGCTGGAGAGTTGA
- a CDS encoding type II toxin-antitoxin system RelE/ParE family toxin: MSYDLIYTRRAARDIARLNHETQLRIKGKLEQYRLAPFQHAEKLVTSELGSYRFRVGDYRVIFDIQDNSLIVLRVGHRREIYR; the protein is encoded by the coding sequence ATGAGCTATGATTTGATCTATACTCGACGAGCGGCGCGTGATATTGCCCGGTTAAACCATGAAACGCAACTACGAATCAAAGGAAAGCTGGAGCAATACCGTCTTGCCCCGTTTCAGCATGCCGAAAAATTAGTTACCTCTGAACTGGGTTCATATCGATTTCGCGTCGGAGACTATCGAGTCATCTTCGATATTCAAGATAACTCTCTTATCGTTTTGCGTGTCGGCCACCGTCGTGAAATATATCGTTAA
- a CDS encoding MFS transporter: MPLFKNKQELGWCLYDWGNSAFATTVMAGFFPVFFKEYWSQGVAVTESTAKLGLANSAAGLIVAVLAPILGAIADRGSRKKQFLIFFAYLGVLSTIALFVIAKGNWPLAALIYVLGTVGFSGGNIFYDSLLPTIVSEKKIDYVSALGYAMGYLGGGLLFAVNVWMTLSPATFGLADAGEAVRLSFIMAGVWWGIFTLPIIFLVPETKSARAVSMREAVRAGWQQFTLTFSKIRHLKTIALFLAAYWLYIDGVDTIIRMAVDYGMSIGFETKDLIAALLLTQFVGFPSAIVYGKLGEKIGAKRAIYIAIFVYLLVVIWAVTMTQKFEFYALAVVIGLVQGGIQALSRSLYSRLIPHDQTAEFYGFYNLLGKFAVIFGPILIGFTGLISQSPRAGIASIAVLFVLGGILLSFVDEKQGAAEVKYLTLTNQKK, encoded by the coding sequence ATGCCGCTCTTCAAAAACAAACAGGAACTCGGCTGGTGCTTATATGACTGGGGCAATTCCGCATTTGCCACGACGGTGATGGCGGGATTTTTTCCGGTATTCTTCAAAGAATATTGGAGCCAGGGCGTGGCGGTGACGGAAAGCACTGCCAAGCTCGGGCTTGCGAACTCCGCCGCCGGCCTGATCGTGGCGGTGCTCGCGCCGATTTTAGGCGCCATCGCCGACCGCGGCAGCCGCAAGAAACAATTCCTGATCTTTTTCGCTTATCTCGGCGTACTCTCGACGATCGCGCTATTCGTCATTGCCAAAGGCAATTGGCCGCTCGCCGCGCTGATCTACGTGCTCGGCACGGTTGGCTTCTCGGGCGGCAATATTTTTTATGATTCCCTCCTGCCGACGATCGTCAGCGAAAAAAAAATCGACTATGTCTCGGCACTCGGCTATGCCATGGGCTATCTCGGCGGGGGATTGCTGTTTGCCGTCAATGTTTGGATGACCCTGAGCCCGGCAACCTTCGGCCTGGCAGATGCCGGTGAAGCGGTGCGCCTGTCGTTCATCATGGCGGGCGTTTGGTGGGGCATATTCACGCTGCCCATTATTTTTCTGGTGCCGGAGACCAAGAGCGCGAGAGCAGTAAGCATGCGTGAAGCCGTGCGTGCGGGCTGGCAGCAATTCACGCTCACGTTCAGCAAGATTCGCCACCTTAAAACGATTGCCCTCTTTCTGGCGGCCTATTGGCTTTATATCGACGGCGTCGACACCATTATTCGCATGGCTGTCGATTATGGCATGTCGATCGGTTTTGAAACCAAAGATTTGATTGCCGCCTTGCTGTTGACGCAATTCGTAGGTTTTCCCAGCGCGATTGTTTACGGCAAGCTCGGTGAAAAAATCGGTGCGAAACGCGCGATTTATATCGCAATTTTCGTTTATCTGTTGGTGGTGATTTGGGCGGTGACCATGACGCAAAAATTCGAATTCTACGCGCTAGCCGTCGTTATTGGCCTGGTGCAGGGCGGCATTCAAGCGCTAAGCCGTTCGCTGTATTCGCGTCTCATCCCGCATGATCAAACCGCGGAGTTTTACGGTTTTTATAATTTGCTCGGGAAGTTTGCCGTTATTTTTGGCCCGATCCTGATCGGCTTCACCGGCCTGATCTCACAAAGCCCGCGCGCGGGCATCGCGTCGATTGCCGTTCTCTTCGTGCTCGGCGGCATCTTGCTCTCGTTTGTCGATGAAAAGCAGGGGGCGGCGGAAGTGAAATATCTAACCTTGACGAATCAAAAAAAATGA
- a CDS encoding MBL fold metallo-hydrolase: MSNFIKFLGTAGARFVMIQQLRSSAGTLLHLDGQTIMIDPGPGTLARCAASRPKIDATKLDAILLTHRHVDHSTDVNVMMEAMSDGGRQKRGVLFAPEECLEGDDPVVLRYVRNYIDRIETLRPFSSYSINNLRFKTAGRHKHGTETYGAIFESRIGRIAFLIDSEFFPELIDWYAGVKLLVLNVVLVKQREEHVIQHLCLADARRLISAIKPETAILTHFGMSMVQAKPWLLAEQLAHETGVKVLAASDGMSFALDEQ, from the coding sequence ATGTCAAATTTCATCAAATTTCTCGGTACCGCAGGCGCGCGCTTCGTCATGATTCAACAATTACGTTCTTCCGCGGGAACGCTGCTGCATCTCGATGGCCAAACGATCATGATTGATCCCGGCCCGGGCACGCTGGCGCGCTGCGCTGCCAGCCGGCCCAAAATCGATGCTACCAAACTCGATGCTATTCTGCTCACCCATCGCCACGTCGATCATTCCACCGACGTCAATGTGATGATGGAGGCCATGTCTGACGGCGGGCGCCAGAAACGCGGGGTGCTGTTCGCGCCGGAGGAATGTTTGGAAGGTGATGATCCGGTGGTGTTGCGCTATGTCAGAAACTATATTGATCGCATCGAGACGCTGCGGCCTTTTTCATCCTATTCGATCAACAACCTTAGATTCAAAACTGCCGGACGGCACAAACACGGCACCGAAACCTATGGCGCTATATTTGAAAGCCGCATCGGGCGCATTGCCTTTTTGATTGATTCGGAATTTTTTCCTGAATTGATTGATTGGTACGCCGGCGTGAAGCTATTGGTGCTGAACGTTGTTTTGGTCAAACAGCGCGAGGAACATGTGATTCAACATCTTTGTTTGGCAGATGCCCGTCGCCTGATCTCGGCAATCAAACCGGAAACCGCAATTCTGACGCATTTCGGCATGTCGATGGTGCAAGCCAAGCCCTGGCTGCTGGCGGAACAACTTGCGCACGAAACAGGCGTTAAGGTTCTGGCGGCTTCAGATGGGATGAGTTTTGCGTTGGATGAACAGTAA